A single window of Watersipora subatra chromosome 9, tzWatSuba1.1, whole genome shotgun sequence DNA harbors:
- the LOC137405374 gene encoding uncharacterized protein DDB_G0287625-like, which translates to MKADFILLVTFFLAAVPWECSVAAEYFNRNDIRQNNGINNKGSGNGWNNVGRNNGNYNDGDINGNNNIGNGNGVGNGGDNEIDILKFMNSDGDVMIPTSPPPTTTDFDANQLSTTTTSSPTDTKTTEDVTTITPSTTVSTTPSTTASTTTDLEVTTDDVLSTTDSVLTTTVETVSTTDDTTVDNFSQTTTLFSTTEIEISTTDSSSFTTADPVTTGRDTTTKDPLPLPTDPDQLAAGPRDKKNGRGKGTNSKNNKVGSQKRRNNRRNKKKHNRNKPTKKVKNSSNVSNSTLSNQGSKRENKRNSRKNKWCPNRSLEVWASRCLEGAKDQCTEDKDCVGEMICCNYCYKRCVRPLQHRKSARPFHVNRRPGPSNNPRLMQRVRPGGKSAKRGY; encoded by the exons ATGAAGGCTGATTTCATTCTGCTGGTGACATTCTTTCTGGCAGCCGTACCCTGGGAGTGCTCAGTGGCAGCAG aATATTTCAACCGAAATGACATACGACAAAATAACGGAATAAACAATAAAGGCAGCGGAAATGGATGGAACAATGTTGGTCGTAACAACGGGAACTACAATGATGGTGATATCAATGGCAACAACAACATAGGAAATGGAAATGGAGTAGGAAACGGTGGTGACAACGAAATtgacattttgaaatttatGAACTCAGATGGTGATGTCATGATCCCTACAAGTCCACCACCAACTACGACTGACTTTGATGCAAATCAACTTTCTACTACTACCACAAGTTCTCCAACTGACACTAAAACAACTGAAGATGTTACCACAATCACTCCTTCAACAACTGTTTCAACCACTCCTTCAACAACTGCAAGTACTACAACTGACCTTGAGGTGACCACAGATGATGTTCTTTCAACTACAGACTCTGTCCTCACCACCACAGTTGAAACAGTTTCCACAACAGATGATACTACAGTAGATAATTTTTCTCAAACAACTACTCTGTTTTCGACTACGGAGATTGAAATCTCAACCACAGATAGCTCCAGTTTTACTACTGCTGACCCTGTGACAACTGGAAGAGACACAACCACGAAGGATCCCTTACCTCTTCCAACTGACCCAGATCAGCTAGCAGCAG GGCCAAGAGACAAGAAAAATGGGCGAGGTAAAGGAACCAACTCCAAGAACAACAAAGTTGGCTCACAAAAGAGAAGAAATAATCGCAGAAATAAGAAAAAGCACAATAGGAATAAGCCAACTAAAAAGGTGAAAAACAGCAGCAACGTCAGCAATAGTACGCTAAGCAACCAAGGCAGCAAGCGAGAGAACAAAAGAAACTCAAGAAAAAATAAATG GTGCCCTAATCGATCTCTCGAAGTCTGGGCTTCTCGGTGTCTAGAGGGTGCAAAGGACCAGTGCACGGAAGATAAAGACTGCGTTGGAGAAATGATCTGCTGCAACTACTGTTACAAGAGGTGTGTCCGGCCTCTTCAACACAGGAAGTCTGCAAGGCCATTTCACGTAAATCGCAGACCAGGCCCATCAAATAACCCCAGACTAATGCAAAGAGTTCGACCAGGTGGCAAATCTGCCAAAAGGGGTTATTAA
- the LOC137405377 gene encoding DNA-directed RNA polymerases I, II, and III subunit RPABC2-like produces MADDEFENNSEGDPFDGDDDDGLDAVPDDGAAMDILPVQEGQRVDPSKRVTTPYMTKYERARILGTRAVQISMCAPVMVELEGETDPLAIAMKELKERKIPITVRRYLPDGSYEDWGIDELIITDA; encoded by the exons ATGGCGGATGACGAGTTTGAAAA CAATTCGGAGGGAGACCCATTTGATGGAGATGATGATGATGGCTTGGATGCTGTTCCTGATGAC GGTGCGGCCATGGACATACTTCCAGTGCAGGAAGGGCAGAGGGTTGACCCATCTAAAAGGGTGACTACACCCTATATGACAAAATATGAGCGAGCGAGAATTCTTGGCACACGCGCAGTACAGATATC CATGTGTGCCCCAGTGATGGTTGAGTTGGAGGGTGAGACAGACCCTCTTGCTATTGCTATGAAGGAACTCAA GGAGAGGAAGATACCAATAACAGTAAGGAGATATCTACCAGATGGTTCGTATGAAGACTGGGGCATAGATGAGCTCATCATCACAGATGCATAA